The following proteins come from a genomic window of Actinomycetota bacterium:
- a CDS encoding TIGR03987 family protein has product MLEHLIWPSIVMSLAFIFYTAGVWGERFARDLKLWHVIAFWLGLTWDAYGTWLMKGLKVAGHESSVIHDITGTAALALMLAHAIWATYVALFGTETARRGFHRYSLVVWLIWLIPYFGGMIAGISGASS; this is encoded by the coding sequence ATGCTCGAACACCTGATATGGCCATCGATCGTTATGTCACTCGCCTTTATTTTCTACACTGCGGGAGTGTGGGGCGAGCGATTCGCGCGCGACCTAAAGCTGTGGCACGTCATCGCGTTTTGGCTGGGGCTTACCTGGGACGCTTACGGCACATGGTTGATGAAGGGGCTGAAGGTCGCCGGGCACGAGTCAAGCGTCATCCACGACATTACGGGCACTGCCGCACTCGCGCTGATGCTTGCTCATGCGATCTGGGCGACCTATGTCGCCTTATTCGGAACCGAAACCGCGCGCCGAGGATTTCACCGCTACAGCCTGGTTGTCTGGCTGATCTGGCTGATTCCATACTTCGGCGGAATGATCGCCGGGATTTCGGGCGCGAGTAGCTGA
- a CDS encoding RtcB family protein, whose product MREIDSEGVPIKVWATEIDDSTMAQARNLANLPFAFRHVAIMPDAHVGYGMPIGGVLAAIDRIIPNAVGLDIGCGVCAWRTGISAEEFLGHRSAILNDVQRSVPQGFHWHRESQRHRTDLFDSIPEIALLSEQAHKIERQAGTLGGGNHFIEFQRDGEDVIWIMVHSGSRNLGKQVAEHYDAIARKINAAEGWKVPKAWELAYLDISSPEGREYLQAMAWCLRFARENRRLIADSVHTVVVRRFPQASFDDVIDVHHNYAAVETHFGREVVVHRKGAVRAVGRVIVPGSMGTASYICRGLANPDSFESCSHGSGRALGRKAAMRAISPESVKAQLKDSDVEFVAAKKGRIAEEAPAAYKDIEEVMNEQSDLVERVVRLLPVGVVKG is encoded by the coding sequence ATGCGCGAGATAGACTCCGAGGGTGTTCCCATCAAGGTTTGGGCCACCGAGATAGATGACTCAACGATGGCACAGGCTCGCAATCTGGCGAATCTGCCGTTCGCTTTTCGGCATGTCGCTATAATGCCCGACGCGCACGTCGGATACGGGATGCCAATAGGCGGGGTATTGGCTGCGATCGACAGAATCATACCGAACGCGGTTGGACTCGATATCGGCTGCGGCGTATGCGCGTGGAGAACCGGAATATCCGCCGAGGAGTTTCTCGGCCATCGAAGCGCGATATTGAATGACGTGCAGCGAAGCGTGCCCCAAGGGTTTCATTGGCATCGCGAGAGTCAGAGGCACAGGACAGATCTGTTCGACTCGATCCCGGAGATTGCACTATTGAGTGAGCAGGCCCACAAGATAGAGCGTCAGGCAGGTACATTGGGGGGAGGAAACCACTTCATCGAGTTCCAGCGTGACGGCGAGGACGTCATCTGGATCATGGTTCACTCCGGTTCCCGAAACCTGGGTAAGCAGGTAGCGGAGCACTACGATGCCATAGCGCGGAAAATCAACGCCGCTGAGGGCTGGAAGGTGCCCAAAGCATGGGAGCTGGCCTATCTCGATATTTCCAGCCCTGAGGGCCGCGAATATCTTCAGGCCATGGCGTGGTGTCTTCGCTTCGCCAGGGAAAATCGCCGCCTGATAGCGGATTCGGTCCACACTGTCGTGGTCAGGCGCTTTCCGCAAGCAAGTTTTGATGACGTGATCGACGTTCACCACAACTACGCCGCTGTCGAGACTCATTTTGGGCGGGAAGTCGTGGTTCATCGGAAGGGGGCGGTCCGGGCGGTCGGGCGCGTCATCGTTCCAGGCTCGATGGGCACCGCCTCGTACATTTGCAGAGGCCTTGCCAATCCCGACTCATTTGAGTCTTGCTCCCATGGCTCGGGACGGGCGTTGGGACGCAAGGCGGCCATGCGCGCCATATCGCCGGAGTCGGTTAAGGCCCAACTGAAAGATAGCGACGTCGAGTTCGTCGCAGCGAAGAAGGGGCGTATCGCCGAGGAAGCGCCGGCCGCCTACAAGGACATAGAAGAGGTCATGAACGAGCAATCCGATCTTGTTGAGCGGGTAGTCAGGCTGCTGCCTGTGGGAGTCGTGAAGGGTTGA
- a CDS encoding response regulator: protein MESKEAERREGMHVRALMSQADEGFIALDDGARVRIFNESAEALLGVARSEAKQRTLLELGLSELHQAASDVLECGDAVSIVLETGNRVLSCRATAFCDRKGGGVAIVVRDDTELVMQHERSVAILEGIHDGLVVFAPDGRVTYINPAACEILGVTHEDTVGICTSMRKLLGLESACSQDTNAFPLTEPGADLIGGGGFEEVELSEPVHRILAVRTNAVTDRSGKYLGCVSTLSDVTAEREIAVMKNEFVSMVSHELRTPLTSIKGYVDLILEDAAGSINETQREFLEIVQENSDRLVSLINDLLDISRIESGRVHLKVEPLEMPEVARGVLDTFRTVADKGRVTLEMSASEGLGRAAGDRDRVGQVLMNLVSNAIKYSPGGGSVRVSFSTLDGKVLTEVTDTGIGISEEDQKNLFTKFFRVDSTLTREIGGTGLGLSICKSVVELLGGEIGMHSAEGQGSTFWFTLPVATVDLVRVPSIEGPASAAGVVLVVDSNPEIAELICTFLSNRGYHTCKAFSAEDAVRMAQEIRPSLITLDVVLEDTDGFGLLERLKEDDFCSRIPVLVVSVSCDEGRSLRLGADDYIEKPIDAKQLIQIADALVGQVASPVVLVVDDDRSIVSVLAETLKRRGFAVLSAYDGAEAMAAVKKRSPDLVLLDLMMPVMDGYEVIAALKGAEETSEIPIVVMTAHRIDQLKIDLVEMASDRLAKPILPEQLAEKVEALLLNRSV from the coding sequence GTGGAATCCAAAGAGGCCGAAAGACGCGAAGGCATGCACGTCCGCGCGTTGATGTCGCAAGCGGATGAGGGGTTCATCGCCCTGGATGACGGAGCGCGTGTCCGGATATTCAACGAGTCAGCTGAGGCTTTGCTCGGAGTCGCCCGAAGTGAGGCGAAGCAGCGAACCTTGCTCGAGCTTGGACTGTCCGAATTGCATCAGGCAGCAAGTGATGTCCTGGAGTGCGGTGATGCCGTTTCGATAGTGCTGGAAACAGGGAATCGCGTTTTGAGCTGCAGGGCCACCGCGTTTTGCGACAGAAAAGGTGGTGGCGTTGCCATTGTGGTTCGGGATGACACCGAGCTTGTAATGCAACACGAGCGATCGGTTGCGATCCTGGAGGGAATCCATGATGGCCTCGTCGTCTTCGCGCCAGACGGCAGGGTCACATATATCAATCCGGCTGCATGCGAGATACTCGGCGTTACGCACGAAGACACGGTGGGAATCTGCACCTCGATGCGCAAGCTTCTAGGCCTCGAAAGCGCCTGCTCTCAGGATACCAACGCTTTTCCTTTGACAGAGCCCGGCGCTGATCTGATCGGAGGAGGCGGGTTCGAGGAGGTCGAGCTCTCAGAGCCTGTGCACAGGATCCTGGCGGTTCGCACTAATGCTGTTACAGACAGAAGCGGCAAGTACCTCGGGTGTGTTTCCACCCTGAGTGATGTTACGGCGGAGCGCGAAATCGCAGTGATGAAGAACGAGTTCGTCTCGATGGTAAGCCATGAACTGCGCACACCACTTACCTCGATCAAGGGATACGTGGACCTGATTTTGGAGGACGCCGCGGGAAGCATCAACGAGACCCAGCGCGAATTCCTGGAGATAGTGCAGGAGAACTCGGACAGACTCGTCTCGCTCATCAACGACCTTTTGGACATCTCCAGAATCGAATCCGGCAGGGTTCATCTGAAGGTAGAGCCGCTTGAAATGCCCGAGGTCGCGCGCGGGGTTCTCGATACCTTCAGAACAGTTGCCGATAAAGGTCGCGTGACTTTGGAGATGAGCGCCTCTGAGGGGCTGGGGAGAGCCGCCGGCGATCGCGATCGGGTCGGACAGGTACTGATGAATCTAGTCAGTAATGCGATCAAGTACTCACCGGGCGGTGGCAGTGTGCGAGTGTCATTCTCCACTTTGGATGGAAAGGTACTGACCGAGGTGACCGATACCGGCATCGGTATCTCGGAGGAGGATCAGAAAAATCTCTTCACGAAGTTTTTCCGGGTCGACTCCACTTTAACACGCGAGATCGGCGGTACCGGGCTCGGGCTTTCCATATGCAAAAGCGTCGTCGAGCTTCTCGGCGGTGAGATCGGAATGCATAGCGCCGAGGGGCAGGGCAGCACCTTCTGGTTCACGTTGCCTGTGGCCACGGTGGATCTGGTTCGGGTGCCCTCAATCGAGGGTCCGGCGTCCGCTGCGGGCGTGGTCCTCGTGGTGGACAGCAATCCGGAGATCGCCGAGCTGATATGCACTTTTCTCTCCAACCGGGGCTACCATACATGCAAGGCCTTTTCCGCCGAGGATGCGGTACGGATGGCCCAGGAGATTCGACCATCGCTCATCACGCTCGATGTGGTTCTTGAGGACACCGATGGCTTCGGTCTTCTCGAGCGGCTCAAAGAGGATGATTTCTGCTCGAGGATCCCGGTGTTGGTTGTCTCCGTTTCCTGCGACGAAGGAAGGTCCCTGCGCCTGGGGGCTGACGATTACATAGAAAAGCCCATAGACGCAAAGCAGCTTATCCAAATCGCGGATGCGCTAGTGGGACAGGTCGCCTCGCCAGTGGTTCTTGTAGTCGATGACGATCGTTCGATTGTGAGTGTGCTGGCCGAAACGCTCAAGCGCCGTGGATTCGCGGTGCTCTCGGCGTATGACGGGGCGGAGGCGATGGCTGCGGTGAAAAAACGCAGTCCAGACCTGGTTTTGCTCGATCTGATGATGCCGGTCATGGACGGATACGAGGTTATCGCCGCGCTGAAAGGAGCCGAGGAGACCAGCGAAATACCGATAGTCGTGATGACCGCTCACAGGATCGATCAGCTCAAAATCGATCTTGTCGAGATGGCCTCCGACCGGTTAGCCAAGCCCATATTGCCAGAACAGCTTGCCGAAAAGGTTGAAGCGCTGTTGTTGAATAGGTCGGTGTGA
- a CDS encoding O-acetylhomoserine aminocarboxypropyltransferase/cysteine synthase, with protein sequence MSNSDAPRVPGFDTIAVQGGTAPDPTTGSRAVPIYQTVAYNFRDTEHAADLFGLRAFGNIYSRIMNPTNDALEQRIALLEGGTAALATSSGHAAEVLSLLNVAGAGDSIVSSNSLYGGTWNIFLHTFRKLGIEVRFVETTDTDGFAAASDATTKAWFVETIGNPRLDVPDIAGLADAGRSLNIPLFVDSTFATPYLCRPISHGAAVVIHSLTKWIGGHGTSIGGVLVDGGNFDWGGGRHPWFTEPDPSYHGLKFWEVFGNFPGLGNVAFAIKARVQLQRDFGASLSPFNAQQVLLGLETLSLRVQRHSDNALAVAKYLEEHPKVEWVTYPGLETHPTRSNAERYLENGYGGIVVFGVKGGREAGRNLIDGVQLFSHLANVGDAKSLIIHPSTTTHSQLSAEELQAGGISEDLVRLSIGIEDVNDIIADLEQALEKV encoded by the coding sequence ATGAGTAACTCTGATGCGCCCCGAGTACCTGGTTTTGACACAATAGCCGTTCAGGGCGGCACCGCTCCTGATCCCACGACCGGCTCACGCGCCGTACCGATCTATCAGACGGTGGCGTACAATTTCCGCGATACCGAGCATGCAGCCGATCTTTTTGGCTTGCGAGCGTTCGGCAACATCTACTCCAGGATCATGAATCCAACCAACGACGCTCTTGAGCAGCGTATTGCATTGCTCGAGGGGGGAACCGCGGCCCTGGCGACCTCTTCCGGGCATGCGGCTGAGGTGTTGTCGCTGCTCAATGTGGCGGGGGCCGGCGACTCGATTGTGAGTTCGAACTCCCTGTACGGCGGCACCTGGAATATCTTCCTGCATACATTTCGCAAGCTCGGCATAGAGGTGCGTTTTGTGGAGACCACTGACACCGACGGTTTTGCCGCCGCATCGGACGCGACCACGAAGGCGTGGTTTGTGGAGACGATCGGCAATCCTCGGCTGGATGTACCCGATATCGCTGGCTTGGCGGATGCGGGACGTTCCCTGAACATTCCGTTGTTCGTGGACAGCACGTTTGCGACTCCGTATCTTTGCCGACCTATTTCGCATGGCGCGGCCGTGGTGATTCATTCGCTTACCAAGTGGATAGGCGGACACGGCACGTCGATCGGTGGCGTTCTGGTCGACGGCGGTAACTTCGATTGGGGCGGAGGCCGGCATCCGTGGTTCACTGAGCCGGACCCGAGTTACCATGGCCTAAAGTTCTGGGAGGTTTTTGGCAACTTTCCGGGTCTTGGTAATGTCGCTTTCGCGATCAAGGCCCGAGTCCAGCTGCAGCGGGATTTCGGCGCGTCACTTTCACCCTTCAACGCGCAACAGGTTCTTCTCGGCCTGGAGACGCTTTCCTTGCGGGTGCAACGTCATTCTGACAACGCACTGGCCGTGGCCAAGTACTTAGAGGAGCATCCCAAGGTGGAATGGGTGACATACCCAGGACTTGAGACCCACCCGACAAGGAGCAACGCCGAGCGGTATCTGGAAAACGGGTACGGCGGGATCGTTGTTTTCGGTGTAAAGGGCGGCAGGGAGGCTGGCCGGAACCTGATAGATGGGGTGCAGCTCTTTAGTCACCTGGCGAATGTCGGTGACGCGAAGTCGCTCATAATCCACCCATCCACTACGACTCACAGTCAGCTTTCCGCCGAGGAATTGCAGGCAGGTGGCATCTCCGAGGATCTGGTACGTCTCTCGATAGGTATCGAGGATGTCAATGACATAATCGCCGATTTAGAGCAGGCTCTCGAGAAGGTGTGA
- a CDS encoding response regulator codes for MARKILAVDDEPSIVRLVTAALNARGYEVVAAANGEEALEMVAREKPDLIVCDIMMPKMDGREVARRLAADPATKGIPLIFLSAIGDIKDQLSTLDEGGQEYLTKPFNPSELGDYVDAMLDPSRKGEIEKLRRQHVGKLRAMTEIMQRRRG; via the coding sequence ATGGCCAGAAAGATTCTTGCCGTTGATGATGAGCCTTCGATCGTCCGTCTTGTCACAGCGGCTCTCAACGCAAGGGGCTATGAAGTCGTCGCCGCGGCCAACGGCGAAGAGGCCCTGGAGATGGTCGCCCGCGAAAAGCCGGATCTCATCGTGTGTGACATTATGATGCCCAAGATGGATGGCCGTGAGGTCGCCAGGCGCCTAGCGGCTGATCCGGCAACCAAGGGGATACCGCTTATCTTCCTTTCGGCCATAGGAGACATCAAGGACCAGCTGAGCACTCTGGATGAGGGCGGGCAGGAGTATCTCACCAAACCGTTCAATCCTTCTGAGCTCGGAGACTATGTGGATGCTATGCTGGATCCGTCGAGAAAAGGTGAGATAGAAAAGTTGCGCAGGCAGCACGTGGGAAAATTGCGCGCGATGACGGAGATAATGCAGCGCAGACGGGGCTGA
- the metW gene encoding methionine biosynthesis protein MetW, whose protein sequence is MTTADLLRADLRLVKDIIPAGSRVLDLGCGDGSLMVHLGKEKDCEVRGIEILPDRVATAIGRGLSVVQGDLDEGLGAFPDRSFDVVVLSQTLQVVRRPAFVLKEMLRVGRCGVLTFPNFGHWRIRAYLTLRGRMPVSKSIPYTWYDTPNIHHTTLKDFREFVAACGGVIVREIPLTVSAWSSDAKPRNILPNLFADTVLALVTSEDVDSPC, encoded by the coding sequence ATGACCACCGCTGATCTGTTGCGGGCCGACCTGCGGCTCGTCAAGGACATCATCCCCGCTGGCAGCCGGGTCCTTGACTTGGGTTGCGGAGACGGTTCGCTCATGGTGCATCTTGGGAAAGAGAAAGATTGCGAGGTCCGGGGAATAGAGATACTGCCCGACCGGGTTGCGACTGCAATTGGGCGCGGTTTATCGGTCGTTCAAGGCGACCTCGACGAGGGACTGGGAGCGTTTCCCGACAGAAGCTTCGATGTAGTGGTTCTTTCCCAGACACTTCAGGTAGTCCGCAGGCCAGCTTTTGTCCTAAAAGAGATGCTGAGGGTGGGTAGGTGCGGTGTGCTCACCTTTCCCAACTTCGGGCACTGGCGCATCAGGGCCTACCTGACGCTTCGTGGCCGTATGCCGGTATCAAAGTCGATCCCTTACACCTGGTACGACACCCCCAACATCCACCATACCACCCTGAAAGACTTCCGGGAGTTCGTGGCTGCTTGTGGCGGTGTAATCGTCAGGGAAATACCGCTGACTGTCTCGGCTTGGAGCAGCGACGCCAAGCCGCGAAACATCTTACCCAACCTGTTTGCCGACACCGTACTGGCCCTCGTGACGTCAGAGGATGTGGATTCCCCCTGCTGA
- the rsgA gene encoding ribosome small subunit-dependent GTPase A produces MTDLIIDASEDMGTLGQFGYSSAIKEMFESYAEEGTILARVARVDRGMPIVVTDSGFIRAEPASHLRKGPKKATCLAVVGDWVALLCPEGHRPVIQSVLPRSSEFSRKDPGSESGQQVLIANIDIVFVMQSLSGSGVNVNRLERELVLAWNSGAAPVIVLTKADLVEDPARGAALASEVAGGVEVIVESAVTGEGIDEIRRYIQPGMTAALLGSSGVGKSTLVNRLMGEKLAATNQTRDFDDKGRHTTVAREMFPLPGEGVVIDTPGMRGLSLWSAERGMKLAFSDIEQLAQGCRFADCKHVSEPGCALIEAVKTGEISERRLRSWHTLRAELDELAARQVYTTSRRRSHSTERKGNL; encoded by the coding sequence GTGACTGATCTCATCATAGATGCTAGTGAGGATATGGGTACACTCGGTCAATTCGGGTACTCTTCGGCGATCAAGGAGATGTTTGAGTCTTACGCCGAGGAAGGGACGATCCTGGCCAGGGTGGCGCGTGTCGACCGGGGGATGCCGATAGTCGTCACGGACTCGGGGTTTATTCGCGCCGAGCCCGCCTCCCACCTGCGCAAAGGCCCCAAGAAGGCGACGTGTCTGGCTGTCGTCGGAGATTGGGTCGCGCTCTTGTGCCCTGAGGGACACAGGCCCGTGATCCAATCCGTATTGCCGCGATCAAGTGAGTTTTCGCGAAAGGATCCCGGATCGGAATCCGGCCAGCAGGTGCTGATCGCGAACATCGACATCGTCTTTGTGATGCAATCTCTTTCGGGATCGGGCGTCAACGTCAACAGGCTCGAGCGCGAGCTGGTCCTAGCGTGGAACAGCGGCGCAGCCCCTGTTATCGTGCTGACCAAGGCCGACCTGGTGGAGGATCCCGCGCGCGGTGCGGCTCTGGCGAGTGAGGTCGCCGGCGGAGTCGAGGTCATCGTCGAAAGCGCTGTGACAGGCGAGGGTATCGATGAGATCCGCCGATATATACAGCCAGGCATGACAGCCGCGCTTCTCGGCAGTTCTGGTGTGGGCAAGTCGACGCTTGTCAACCGCCTGATGGGCGAGAAGCTGGCGGCGACGAACCAGACGCGCGACTTCGATGACAAAGGGCGGCACACCACAGTCGCGCGAGAGATGTTTCCTCTGCCCGGCGAGGGAGTCGTCATCGACACGCCCGGGATGAGGGGGCTTTCTTTGTGGAGCGCGGAAAGGGGCATGAAACTCGCGTTCAGTGACATCGAGCAGCTTGCACAAGGGTGCCGGTTCGCCGATTGCAAGCACGTGTCCGAGCCAGGTTGCGCCTTGATCGAAGCCGTGAAAACCGGCGAGATCTCCGAGAGGAGACTGAGGAGCTGGCACACCTTGCGCGCCGAACTTGATGAACTGGCCGCACGTCAGGTCTATACTACTTCTCGGAGAAGGTCACATTCGACCGAACGGAAAGGTAATCTGTGA
- a CDS encoding response regulator — translation MARILVVDDEPHILKLVSFSLSSAGYQVSEATDGAAGISAATEIKPDLILMDVMMPLMTGYQALERLKADPETAEIPVVMLSAKSQLYEQEEGLRLGAVRYICKPFTPKVLVQMVEEVLSGVHERS, via the coding sequence ATGGCCAGAATATTGGTAGTGGATGACGAGCCTCACATCCTCAAGCTGGTGAGTTTTTCACTTTCGAGCGCGGGGTACCAGGTGTCTGAGGCGACTGATGGCGCTGCGGGGATCTCCGCAGCGACCGAGATAAAGCCCGACTTGATTCTCATGGATGTGATGATGCCGCTGATGACCGGGTATCAGGCGCTCGAAAGGCTGAAGGCCGATCCTGAGACGGCGGAGATTCCGGTGGTCATGTTATCGGCGAAAAGTCAGCTCTATGAACAGGAGGAAGGCTTGCGGTTAGGGGCGGTAAGGTACATATGCAAGCCTTTCACGCCCAAGGTGCTGGTGCAAATGGTTGAAGAGGTACTATCAGGGGTGCATGAGAGGAGTTGA
- a CDS encoding homoserine O-acetyltransferase codes for MNASNVIRLPAGLRLAGGGYLPKVDIAYETFGELDEHRANAVLVCHALSGDSHVATGPGADGKERLGWWEPMVGPGKAIDTDKYFVICSNVLGGCSGTTGPSSIDPQTGRPYGLNFPMVTIEDMVDAQAALLDELEIDSLLAVVGGSMGGMQALSWARRYPQRVASVIGCATTWRLSPQSIAFNEVGRRAILGDPGFMGGDYHDEGQPEHGLAIARMIGHITYLSEESMRDKFGRRLALPDGHAFDFVTEFEVESYLAHQGRKFVERFDANTYLYMTKAMDYFDLSRKAGSLTDALRGITSRFLLLTFSSDWLFPTRETRQIVDALSEAGAHVSFAEIESPYGHDAFLLEPERQGSFVVPFLASVYSERVTS; via the coding sequence GTGAACGCCTCTAACGTCATACGTCTTCCCGCTGGCTTGCGCCTGGCCGGCGGTGGATATCTTCCCAAAGTCGACATTGCGTATGAGACTTTTGGTGAGCTTGACGAGCATCGCGCCAACGCGGTGCTCGTCTGCCATGCTCTGTCTGGGGACTCGCACGTAGCCACTGGGCCTGGCGCCGATGGCAAGGAGCGCCTGGGTTGGTGGGAGCCTATGGTTGGACCGGGGAAAGCGATCGACACGGACAAGTATTTTGTCATCTGCAGCAACGTGCTTGGAGGTTGCTCTGGGACGACCGGCCCGAGCTCCATCGATCCACAAACCGGCAGACCTTACGGACTGAATTTCCCGATGGTAACGATCGAGGATATGGTCGATGCGCAGGCGGCGCTTCTGGATGAGCTGGAAATCGACTCTCTGCTCGCCGTGGTCGGCGGTTCAATGGGCGGCATGCAGGCGCTTTCATGGGCTCGGCGATATCCGCAGAGGGTAGCCAGCGTGATCGGATGCGCTACCACCTGGCGGCTGTCGCCGCAATCCATTGCGTTCAACGAAGTGGGCCGCAGGGCCATTCTCGGCGATCCTGGGTTTATGGGCGGCGATTATCACGACGAAGGGCAACCTGAACACGGCCTGGCGATAGCGAGGATGATCGGGCACATCACATATCTGTCCGAGGAGTCGATGCGGGACAAGTTCGGTCGCCGACTAGCCCTGCCCGATGGGCATGCGTTTGATTTCGTGACCGAGTTTGAGGTCGAGAGCTACCTTGCCCATCAGGGCCGGAAGTTTGTGGAGCGGTTTGACGCGAACACGTATCTATACATGACGAAAGCCATGGATTACTTTGACCTTTCGCGAAAGGCCGGCTCGCTCACAGACGCCTTGCGAGGGATAACCTCGCGTTTTCTGCTGTTGACATTCTCAAGTGACTGGCTTTTTCCGACACGCGAGACGCGTCAGATCGTGGATGCGCTCAGTGAGGCCGGTGCGCATGTCAGCTTCGCTGAGATTGAAAGCCCCTATGGGCACGACGCATTCCTACTCGAGCCCGAACGGCAAGGATCATTCGTTGTGCCCTTTTTGGCTAGCGTGTATTCGGAGAGGGTGACTTCATGA